The following proteins are co-located in the Vibrio astriarenae genome:
- a CDS encoding BCCT family transporter: MPNSTQAISASDLAQSPSQKAAPALLHKLQLTNPTFQMSSTFFVGFMLLTITNPSLLSEWVNQGFSFATHFFGAFWQVLLLANFVIGLYLAFGRTGSVRLGGISAPEITSFKWISIILCTLLAGGGVFWAAAEPIAHFVSAPPLFGDALPTDAAVNAMSQSFLHWGFLAWAILGCLSTIVLMHLHYDKGLPLQPRTLLYPIFGQRVITGRLGNVVDTACIIAVAAGTIGPIGFLGLQISYALNALFGLPDNFVTQSLVILFAMAMYTVSALSGVSKGIQIISRYNILLSVFLIGFILLFGPTSFIVDGYVQGVGSMVDNFVVMALYRADTEWLSWWTVFFWGWFIGYGPMMAIFITRISRGRTIRQLVMSVSIVAPLVTCFWFTAIGGSGLAFEIANPGVISTAFEGFNLPAVLLAITSQLPFSTPIALLFLLLTTTFIVTTGDSMTYTISMVISGDKEPNAVIRAFWGITMGLVAIVLISMGEGGIGALQSFIVVTAVPVSLILLPTLWFGYQYAQTMASKQGIN, translated from the coding sequence ATGCCTAATTCGACTCAAGCCATCAGTGCTTCTGACTTGGCCCAAAGTCCCTCGCAAAAGGCAGCTCCTGCTCTTTTACACAAACTTCAACTGACTAACCCCACTTTTCAAATGAGTAGCACCTTCTTTGTCGGGTTTATGTTATTGACGATTACCAACCCATCGCTACTTTCAGAGTGGGTCAATCAAGGGTTTTCATTCGCTACCCATTTCTTTGGCGCTTTCTGGCAGGTGTTACTGCTAGCCAACTTTGTCATCGGTCTTTACCTAGCATTTGGCCGTACTGGCAGTGTGAGACTTGGTGGTATTTCTGCTCCAGAAATCACCAGCTTTAAATGGATTTCAATCATTCTGTGCACGCTGCTTGCGGGTGGCGGTGTCTTTTGGGCAGCCGCAGAGCCCATCGCTCACTTCGTGAGTGCCCCTCCGTTGTTTGGTGACGCCTTACCGACTGATGCCGCAGTCAATGCCATGTCTCAATCTTTCTTACATTGGGGCTTCTTGGCGTGGGCTATCCTTGGTTGTCTATCAACCATCGTACTGATGCACCTACATTATGACAAAGGGTTACCATTACAACCTCGCACACTCTTATACCCAATCTTCGGTCAGCGAGTGATCACCGGTCGACTGGGTAATGTAGTCGATACCGCTTGTATTATTGCTGTGGCTGCGGGAACCATTGGACCAATCGGCTTTTTGGGTTTACAGATTAGCTACGCGTTAAATGCGCTGTTTGGTTTACCTGATAACTTTGTTACCCAAAGCCTAGTTATTTTGTTTGCGATGGCGATGTACACCGTGTCAGCGCTGAGTGGTGTGAGCAAAGGAATTCAAATTATCAGCCGCTACAACATCTTATTATCTGTGTTCTTGATAGGGTTCATCTTGTTGTTTGGCCCAACGAGTTTTATCGTTGATGGCTATGTGCAAGGCGTCGGCAGTATGGTCGACAACTTTGTTGTTATGGCACTGTATCGCGCAGATACCGAATGGTTGAGCTGGTGGACCGTCTTCTTCTGGGGGTGGTTTATCGGCTATGGCCCAATGATGGCCATTTTCATCACACGCATCTCTCGCGGTCGTACTATCCGCCAGCTCGTGATGTCGGTGAGTATCGTTGCACCATTAGTGACTTGCTTTTGGTTTACTGCGATTGGTGGCAGTGGATTAGCGTTCGAGATTGCAAACCCTGGCGTTATCTCAACCGCGTTTGAAGGCTTTAATCTACCGGCAGTGTTGTTGGCGATTACCAGTCAGCTACCATTCTCAACGCCAATCGCTTTATTGTTTTTGCTTCTCACCACCACATTCATCGTAACAACAGGTGACTCGATGACTTACACCATCAGTATGGTGATCAGCGGTGATAAAGAGCCAAATGCCGTGATCCGCGCATTTTGGGGCATCACTATGGGTTTAGTCGCGATTGTCCTGATCTCGATGGGAGAGGGCGGCATTGGCGCATTGCAGTCTTTCATTGTTGTGACGGCAGTGCCAGTATCACTCATATTGCTTCCTACTTTGTGGTTTGGCTATCAATACGCTCAAACGATGGCAAGCAAACAAGGCATCAACTAA